A single region of the Amphiura filiformis chromosome 7, Afil_fr2py, whole genome shotgun sequence genome encodes:
- the LOC140157654 gene encoding uncharacterized protein has translation MTPRNPDGRDKSDEGACRRRNLVNCKKVISISTMNVHVRTIREHQCREELVSNLNEYNVEVLGIQEHRIITTSATKNDAGAAVGGVGILLNKNAKNSLASVRSHNNRILIANFQGNPATTVIVTYCPTNVADEDIVENHYDSMTCMRRFIPAHNLLIVIGLEDSKFTYHDTTNRNGKYLVELTTEKNLIIVNTQFRKKAGKLWTFTSTGGNKYQLDYILIRRKWRNSLQNAEAYNTFASVGSDHRIVSARIRLSLRKSKTLPRKNQFDWKSLSTDRNIQKMYTIEVHNRFEILEDMEETATDKYSRFIAANKEAAEKIIPAKKRSRRARDHIRETYEVYQLDTTDCKREEYKEAKKNLDDAYNQVIEADLNGKLQEVERAHVNSKHGESWKLINDITVRKACCTGLLGSPPDIDDEEEQITPILDELDIKVGPFDKEEYEEAKASLVEGKSCGVDNIPLEVLKRCNDALLKGKKPDQWSILNIVPIPKTGDLSSGNNCRGIILTSIVAKTYNRMILNRIRPEIDQHLRTNQNGFRVGRTTVGHIFALRRLIEEVKAHNLPAIITFIDFKKAFDTIHRGKMLKILHAYGIPELIVEAICQMYQNTKAKVISPDGETELFEILAGVLQGIPSHRICL, from the exons ATGACGCCTCGAAATCCTGATGGAAGGGACAAGTCCGATGAAGGTGCCTGCAGGAGGAGAAACCTTGTAAATTGCAAGAAAGTCATTTCAATCTCCACCATGAATGTACATGTACGGACAATAAGAGAACACCAGTGTAGAGAGGAGCTAGTTTCTAATCTCAATGAGTACAATGTGGAAGTATTGGGAATACAAGAGCATCGTATTATTACAACATCAGCAACTAAGAACGATGCGGGAGCTGCAGTTGGAGGGGTTGGAATCCTACTGAACAAAAATGCTAAAAATTCACTAGCCAGTGTAAGATCACACAACAACAGAATTCTTATTGCAAACTTCCAGGGTAACCCAGCAACAACTGTCATCGTTACATATTGCCCAACCAACGTAGCTGATGAAGACATAGTAGAGAATCACTACGATAGTATGACATGTATGAGGAGATTCATCCCAGCTCATAACCTCTTGATAGTAATTGGACTGGAAGACTCTAAATTTACATACCATGACACCACTAACAGAAATGGAAAGTATCTTGTGGAACTAACAACTGAGAAGAATCTCATAATTGTGAACACACAGTTTCGTAAGAAAGCTGGCAAATTATGGACATTTACGAGCACAGGAGGGAATAAATACCAACTAGACTATATACTCATACGAAGAAAATGGAGGAACAGTCTGCAGAACGCTGAGGCATACAACACCTTTGCTAGTGTGGGCTCCGATCACAGAATAGTGTCGGCAAGAATAAGACTAAGCCTCAGAAAGAGCAAGACTTTACCAAGGAAGAACCAGTTCGATTGGAAATCCCTGAGCACTGATAGAAATATCCAAAAGATGTACACCATAGAAGTGCACAACAGGTTTGAAATCCTTGAAGATATGGAGGAAACAGCCACGGATAAGTACAGCCGATTTATCGCTGCCAACAAAGAAGCAGCTGAGAAGATCATCCCTGCAAAGAAGCGATCTCGAAGG GCAAGAGACCATATCAGGGAGACGTATGAGGTGTATCAACTGGACACTACTGATTGCAAAAGAGAGGAGTACAAAGAGGCGAAGAAAAACCTTGATGATGCATACAACCAAGTTATCGAGGCAGATTTAAATGGCAAGTTGCAAGAGGTTGAAAGAGCGCATGTCAACTCTAAACATGGTGAAAGTTGGAAACTGATCAACGACATCACTGTTAGAAAGGCATGCTGTACAG GCCTTCTTGGAAGCCCTCCTGACATTGATGATGAGGAAGAACAAATAACACCAATTTTAGACGAGCTTGATATTAAAGTGGGGCCATTTGACaaagaagaatatgaagaagctaAAGCATCTTTGGTTGAGGGAAAGAGCTGTGGAGTGGACAACATACCTCTAGAAGTGCTGAAGAGATGCAATGACGCACTTCTCAAAGGGAAGAAACCGGATCAATGGTCCATACTTAATATTGTTCCTATCCCCAAAACAGGAGATCTTAGTTCAGGAAACAACTGTCGCGGTATCATTCTAACCTCCATCGTAGCCAAAACGTACAACAGAATGATACTTAATAGGATCCGACCTGAAATTGACCAGCATCTGAGAACAAATCAGAATGGATTCAGAGTTGGTAGAACGACTGTTGGACACATCTTTGCACTACGTAGGCTGATTGAAGAGGTAAAGGCGCATAACCTGCCAGCGATAATAACATTCATCGACTTCAAGAAAGCTTTCGATACCATCCATAGAGGCAAGATGTTGAAGATACTCCATGCCTACGGTATTCCGGaactcattgttgaagctatttgcCAAATGTACCAAAACACAAAAGCCAAAGTAATATCACCAGATGGCGAGACAGAATTGTTTGAAATCTTGGCAGGAGTACTTCAGGGGATACCCTCGCACCGTATCTGTTTGTGA
- the LOC140157655 gene encoding uncharacterized protein, whose protein sequence is MQDGEPNPPAAPPNSHAEVLAAINSLKDSLESRVEKECKRQRLTEVPAFKRLGNEQQFRHTEKVLTHIQSAQSNLETLDVDEAKTNLQDAINEIKERQKLIKLADRSELGWGVVKEYVTDNLASDPEDVRKIKKAEKAAAAKKPATKKRGSNAAYSRTGTFAPYIRPATSSFASTARQSPFFVPTEASTTPGPVSSAGYKATSDRPAPPFDPFSGSSQDHQAQPQNTRDWEYQQGDVKPPEGVQGAWKCLTSSLQDPTLKHLASVNLPALLMSAKATSTTKKYLASWKKWEAWASSNPEVSTFPVSPFHFSLYISHLAATGPKSIAVSAAAAVSWAHGLAGIPSPTSNSMVKTALQGFKRLRSTPTVRKEPITSDTLVKLFSSHGHSNANLADLRVLFTCFVSYAGFLRFDDLSLITRRDCTVSTDRMTIHLAKSKSDQYRDGADVVIARTSKPTCPVVVAERYFKALGDPPDSPLPVLRRLVSTRSGLIPSSSSLSYTRTREIVLDALRPLVPDIMLYGLHSLRSGGASAACNAHVPSFLISKHGRWKTEKARNAYLKLDSSTTLLASKSLGI, encoded by the exons ATGCAAGACGGCGAGCCAAACCCACCGGCTGCCCCACCCAACAGCCACGCTGAGGTACTTGCGGCTATTAACTCATTAAAGGACAGCCTCGAAAGCCGCGTGGAAAAGGAATGCAAAAGACAGCGGCTCACTGAGGTCCCTGCGTTCAAGAGATTAGGAAATGAGCAACAGTTCAGGCATACTGAAAAAGTATTGACACACATCCAATCCGCACAGAGCAACCTCGAGACACTCGACGTGGATGAGGCAAAGACCAACTTGCAAGACGCCATTAACGAAATAAAAGAGCGTCAGAAGTTAATCAAACTCGCCGATCGTTCTGAGCTGGGTTGGGGAGTAGTTAAAGAATATGTCACGGATAACCTTGCCTCGGACCCAGAGGACGTCAGGAAGATCAAAAAG GCCGAGAAGGCAGCCGCGGCCAAGAAACCAGCAACCAAAAAACGTGGTAGCAACGCCGCATATTCAAGGACAGGGACTTTTGCGCCATATATCAGACCCGCAACGAGTTCTTTTGCTTCTACTGCTAGGCAGTCTCCATTTTTCGTCCCTACCGAAGCTTCAACGACTCCCGGACCTGTTTCCAGTGCGGGCTACAAGGCCACGTCAGATCGTCCTGCCCCGCCCTTCGATCCATTCAGCGGCAGCAGTCAGGACCACCAAGCACAGCCGCAAAATACTAGAGATTGGGAGTATCAGCAAGGGGATGTTAAACCACCGGAAGGAGTACAAG GTGCTTGGAAATGTTTAACATCTTCGCTTCAAGACCCTACTTTAAAACATCTCGCCAGCGTCAATCTTCCAGCCCTTCTCATGTCAGCAAAGGCTACATCTACCACAAAGAAATACCTAGCCTCGTGGAAAAAATGGGAGGCCTGGGCTTCATCAAATCCTGAAGTTTCCACATTTCCCGTTAGCCCTTTTCATTTTTCCCTTTATATTTCACACCTCGCTGCCACAGGTCCAAAATCTATCGCGGTATCCGCGGCAGCAGCCGTCAGTTGGGCGCACGGTCTAGCCGGTATTCCTTCACCAACGTCTAACTCTATGGTGAAAACTGCTTTGCAAGGTTTTAAGCGCTTAAGATCAACTCCAACCGTTCGTAAGGAGCCCATCACTTCAGACACGTTGGTCAAGTTATTTAGCTCGCACGGTCATTCCAACGCAAACTTGGCCGACCTCCGTGTCTTATTCACATGCTTCGTGAGTTATGCCGGCTTTCTGCGTTTCGACGACTTGAGTCTGATCACAAGAAGAGACTGTACTGTTTCAACTGATCGTATGACTATACACCTAGCAAAATCAAAGTCGGATCAATATAGGGATGGAGCAGACGTGGTAATCGCCAGGACTTCAAAGCCGACATGCCCAGTGGTCGTCGCGGAGCGGTACTTCAAAGCGTTAGGCGATCCCCCAGATTCACCTTTGCCTGTCTTACGTAGGCTAGTCAGTACACGTTCGGGTCTCATTCCTTCTTCCAGTTCATTGAGTTATACGCGCACTCGTGAGATCGTTTTAGATGCACTCAGGCCCCTAGTTCCGGACATTATGTTATATGGCCTTCATAGCCTTAGGTCCGGGGGAGCATCAGCTGCTTGTAATGCTCACGTGCCATCCTTTCTGATCTCAAAACATGGACGATGGAAGACCGAAAAGGCCAGAAATGCCTATCTTAAACTCGATTCATCCACCACCTTGCTGGCTTCAAAGTCCCTCGGGATTTGA
- the LOC140156273 gene encoding uncharacterized protein, translating into MEFRLFTTLLFAVLLNTQIHCQVVPGSDPNMNCNSCCQGLAGINGIPGPAGIPGSNGHNGSPGRDGRDGLKGESGNKGDKGEIGVGQIGLPGPSGPSGDRGDSGLRGLPGKVGPRGPIGLVGPAGRVGQIGPVGPIGPPGLIGAAGIKGDKGSSGIKGDSGQISESAFTVYKTSAQTAAADGEIITFDAARVNIGGHFDLNTNRFTCQVAGTYVFSYSVHLSGINNPDIILVKDGINIANARGETVKIQVSNSVVLEMEVGNQVWLKFANSGEGVLGDAWGAYLNMFSGFLLYEH; encoded by the coding sequence ATGGAATTCAGACTCTTCACAACCCTTCTTTTCGCGGTTTTGTTGAATACCCAAATTCATTGTCAAGTTGTTCCTGGTTCTGATCCAAACATGAACTGTAACTCTTGTTGCCAAGGACTTGCTGGAATCAACGGCATTCCAGGTCCTGCGGGAATCCCGGGTTCAAATGGTCACAACGGATCACCAGGAAGAGATGGAAGAGATGGATTGAAGGGAGAGTCTGGTAATAAGGGAGACAAGGGAGAGATTGGAGTTGGACAAATTGGACTACCAGGGCCGAGTGGACCTTCTGGAGACCGCGGTGATTCTGGATTACGAGGCCTTCCCGGGAAGGTTGGACCAAGAGGGCCAATAGGGCTTGTCGGTCCCGCTGGTCGTGTCGGACAAATTGGGCCTGTCGGCCCAATTGGCCCACCTGGACTAATCGGCGCTGCCGGAATAAAGGGTGACAAAGGCTCAAGTGGAATCAAAGGAGACTCTGGACAGATCAGTGAATCAGCTTTTACTGTGTATAAAACGAGCGCACAAACAGCTGCAGCCGATGGTGAAATAATAACCTTCGATGCAGCTCGCGTCAATATCGGTGGGCACTTTGACCTGAATACAAATCGCTTTACCTGTCAGGTGGCAGGGACATATGTCTTCTCATACAGCGTTCATCTCAGTGGCATTAACAATCCGGATATTATACTGGTGAAGGACGGTATCAATATCGCAAACGCAAGAGGTGAAACGGTTAAAATACAAGTCAGTAATAGCGTGGTGCTTGAGATGGAGGTTGGTAATCAGGTCTGGTTGAAATTTGCTAATTCAGGAGAAGGTGTTCTTGGTGATGCTTGGGGTGCCTACCTTAATATGTTTTCTGGTTTTCTTCTGTATGAACATTAA